DNA from Acidobacteriota bacterium:
AGACGACCGTGAGCAGGCCGACCGCGACGACGCCGGCGAAGTCAATCCGGCCGAAGGCCAGGCCGAAGAAGGCTGCGGCCACGGCCAGGTGGAGCGCGGTCCGGAAGATCTGGAAGAGGAGCGAATAGAGCGACGAGCCGAACAGGATGACCGGGATCGGCACCGGGGTCACGAGCAGCGCTTCGAGCGTCCCCGACAGCTGGGCGCTCCGGATGACCGCGCTCAGTCCCTCCTGGAACATGCCCAGGAGCCCGGAGAAGGCTACCCCGACGACGGCGAAGGAGAAATAATCGCCGCCGAACGGACCGAGCGACGGCGAACCCGGAGGCACCAGCTTGGCCACGAAGTAGAACGTCGCCAGCGAGAGGAGGATGCCGACGATGGACGAGACGAACGAGAACTTGTAGGTCACGGCCTCCCGGAAATCGCGCCGGAGGAAGGCGCCCAGGACGCCGCTCACGGCCGGCCCTCCGCCTCGCCGACGGCCTGTTCATAGGCCCGGCGCAGGGCCCCGCGCCCGCCCGCGGCCAGGGACGCGGCCGGGCCGCTCAGGCGGATGCGGCCGCGGCTGATGACGGCGATGTCGTCGGCGCAGTCGGCGGCCTCGCCGAGATCGTGGGTGGCCCAGAGGATGGTCTTGCCCCGGCGGCCTGCCAGCTCGCCGCGGAGGAAGGCCCGGGCCCGGTCGGCGGCCTGGGGATCGAGCGAGCGCGTCGGCTCGTCGACGAGCAGGATGGCCGCGTCGGCGAGCAGCGCCCGGGCCAGGGACAGCATCTGGCGCATGCCGGTCGAGTAGCCGCTGAAGCGGAGATCGGCGGCTTCTTCGAGACCGGCGAGGCGCAGCAGCTCGTCGATCCGCCGGCCGCGGGCCGGCCCGCGCAGGCCGTAGAGGGCGCCGAAGAACTCGAGGTTCTGCCGGCCGGTCAGGCGCCAGTAGAAGCTCCGCTCGTCGCCGATCGCGCAGCCGACGGCCGACCGGGCCGGTCCGGGCTCGCGGGCGACGTCGCGGCCGCCGGCCAGGGCCCGGCCGCCGTCCGGCAGGACGAGCCCGGCCAGGATCTTGACGAGCGTGGTCTTGCCCGCCCCGTTCGGCCCGAGCAGGCAGAAGACCCGGCCGGGGCCGATCTCGAGGTCGAGCCCGTCGAGCGCGGTCACCGTGCGCCGGTCGAGGGGATGGCGGATAAGCTCCCGGAAGCCGCGGAAGACCGGGTACCTCTTGACCAGGCCCTGGACGAGAACGGCCGGCGTTTCGCTCATCTCACTTCGCGCCCGTTATCCGCCGGGCCGCGGTGACGGCCGGCCGGAAGACCCGTTCGAGGTAGCGCCACCAGATCCGGGGCGAGGATGCGGCGACGCCGGTCGCCGAGGCCAGCCAGGCCCGGGGCGGGAAGAAGATCTCCCTCAGGGTCCGCGCCGCCAGGACCGGATCGCGGCGCTCCCAGAGCGAGAAGATCGAGGGCATGTAGTACGGCCAGGCCGGCGCCTCCCGCCGGGCGGCCGTCGCGGCCTCGGGCCAGAGCAGCCGGAGCCCGGCCGACTCGACCGGCCCGGGACGGAGGGCGGCCCGCGGCGACGCCGGGACGGACCCCGGCCAGAGCCTCTCCGCCAGGTGGAGGCCGTAGAAGACCGGACCCCTGATCCGCTCGTCGCCGGCGATGCGGCAGATCCAGTCCCAATCGAGCTCCGGCCGCCCCGCCAGCCGGGCGATGTCGGCCAGCCAGATGAGCCGGTCGTACGAGTGCTGCTGGACGTGGACGCAGAGATAGCAGAGCTCGTTCTCCGCCGGCAGGACCAGGGCCTCGGTGCCCCGGACCGCCAGGCGGCCCGCCGAGGACCAGAAGCCGTCTTCCCCCCGCCTCGGGAAGTGGAGACCGAGGGGATGGGCGTGGAACTCGAGGAATAGCGAGCCCTTCTTGAAGTAGGGGGAGAACATCCAGTCGAGCGGCCGGTCCGGCGGGACGCTCTCCCCTTCCGG
Protein-coding regions in this window:
- a CDS encoding ABC transporter permease; this translates as MSGVLGAFLRRDFREAVTYKFSFVSSIVGILLSLATFYFVAKLVPPGSPSLGPFGGDYFSFAVVGVAFSGLLGMFQEGLSAVIRSAQLSGTLEALLVTPVPIPVILFGSSLYSLLFQIFRTALHLAVAAAFFGLAFGRIDFAGVVAVGLLTVVCFLSAGVLSASFILVYKTGNPFSWILGTVSGLLGGVVFPVSLLPPWIRWASSLLPVTYALDGMRKSLLASSPFRAVLPDIVALAVFDVLLVPLSLAAFRLAVRKAKKDGTLSHY
- a CDS encoding ABC transporter ATP-binding protein; the encoded protein is MSETPAVLVQGLVKRYPVFRGFRELIRHPLDRRTVTALDGLDLEIGPGRVFCLLGPNGAGKTTLVKILAGLVLPDGGRALAGGRDVAREPGPARSAVGCAIGDERSFYWRLTGRQNLEFFGALYGLRGPARGRRIDELLRLAGLEEAADLRFSGYSTGMRQMLSLARALLADAAILLVDEPTRSLDPQAADRARAFLRGELAGRRGKTILWATHDLGEAADCADDIAVISRGRIRLSGPAASLAAGGRGALRRAYEQAVGEAEGRP
- a CDS encoding nucleotidyltransferase family protein; translation: MSEHLPFALLAHCARPGCDAGAAGEAVRLAGEIRDWDRVLSRAGREGLLPLVYWTLRDRAEAMPGSARDRLRLAYLRNLGRASQVYRELEPVLASLRRAGLRAALTKGARLAIDVYPDIALRPFWDIDFIVHPSDWGEVRRLIVHLGFAEVSGRPEGESVPPDRPLDWMFSPYFKKGSLFLEFHAHPLGLHFPRRGEDGFWSSAGRLAVRGTEALVLPAENELCYLCVHVQQHSYDRLIWLADIARLAGRPELDWDWICRIAGDERIRGPVFYGLHLAERLWPGSVPASPRAALRPGPVESAGLRLLWPEAATAARREAPAWPYYMPSIFSLWERRDPVLAARTLREIFFPPRAWLASATGVAASSPRIWWRYLERVFRPAVTAARRITGAK